Proteins from a genomic interval of Cumulibacter manganitolerans:
- the lspA gene encoding signal peptidase II encodes MTDTPQPASDDRQERRPEPAAVPGRPARQRRTVLLFTIAAVALLIDVTTKIWAVHALSGREPLKLAGGAVYLTLARNSGAAFSMGTGITIVISCVVIVVAVGIAVVARKVRWAPWAWALGLILGGALGNLADRIFRHPAPLRGAVIDYLSLFDPYGQVWPIFNVADMCVVCGGILAGLLAIIGRELDGQRTSDDKAETVSS; translated from the coding sequence GTGACCGACACTCCCCAGCCCGCATCCGACGACCGGCAGGAGCGCCGCCCCGAGCCCGCGGCCGTCCCCGGACGGCCCGCTCGGCAGCGCCGCACGGTGCTCCTGTTCACCATCGCCGCGGTCGCGCTGCTGATCGACGTCACGACCAAGATCTGGGCCGTGCACGCGCTGAGCGGTCGCGAGCCGCTCAAGCTGGCCGGCGGGGCGGTGTACCTCACGCTGGCGCGCAACAGCGGCGCCGCCTTCTCGATGGGCACCGGCATCACCATCGTGATCTCGTGCGTCGTGATCGTCGTCGCGGTCGGGATCGCCGTCGTCGCGCGCAAGGTCCGGTGGGCGCCCTGGGCGTGGGCCCTCGGGCTGATCCTCGGCGGTGCGCTCGGCAACCTCGCCGACCGGATCTTCCGCCATCCCGCACCGCTGCGCGGCGCGGTCATCGACTACCTCAGCCTGTTCGACCCGTACGGGCAGGTGTGGCCCATCTTCAACGTCGCCGACATGTGCGTCGTGTGCGGCGGCATCCTCGCCGGCCTGCTGGCGATCATCGGCCGCGAGCTCGACGGGCAGCGGACGAGCGACGACAAGGCCGAGACGGTGTCCTCGTGA
- a CDS encoding YggS family pyridoxal phosphate-dependent enzyme, translating into MSAVTARELNAITDAVAAFRERLADACRAAGRDPAEVSLIAVTKNHPAEYAAHAAHCGALDLGENKPQELAAKRAGVNEIDAELGQRARWHFIGRLQRNKARQVVESADLVHSIDRPALADAVARAATAGDRWSAHRPLPVLLQVNLDPDAPRGELDSTAARGGVHPADIRRLAAHVATYDNLRVRGLMAIAPLGHDPARCFARLYEHSLDLRVDLPGAELISAGMSGDFPAAVANGATHVRVGTALFGERALA; encoded by the coding sequence ATGAGCGCCGTCACCGCGCGCGAGCTCAACGCGATCACCGACGCGGTCGCCGCGTTTCGCGAGCGTCTCGCCGACGCGTGCCGGGCCGCCGGTCGCGATCCCGCGGAGGTCAGCCTCATCGCGGTCACCAAGAACCACCCGGCGGAGTACGCCGCCCACGCGGCGCACTGCGGGGCGCTGGACCTCGGCGAGAACAAGCCGCAGGAGCTGGCCGCCAAGCGGGCCGGCGTCAACGAGATCGACGCCGAGCTGGGGCAGCGGGCGCGCTGGCACTTCATCGGGCGGCTGCAGCGCAATAAGGCGCGCCAGGTCGTCGAGAGCGCCGATTTGGTGCACTCGATCGACCGTCCGGCGTTGGCCGACGCGGTCGCCCGGGCCGCCACCGCCGGCGACCGGTGGTCCGCGCATCGCCCGCTGCCGGTCCTGTTGCAGGTCAACCTCGACCCGGACGCGCCGCGCGGCGAGCTGGACTCGACGGCGGCCCGCGGCGGGGTGCACCCCGCCGACATCCGCCGGCTGGCCGCGCACGTGGCGACGTACGACAACCTGCGGGTGCGCGGGCTGATGGCGATCGCACCGCTCGGTCACGACCCGGCGCGGTGCTTCGCCAGGCTGTACGAGCACAGCCTCGACCTGCGCGTCGACCTGCCCGGCGCCGAGCTCATCTCGGCCGGAATGTCGGGCGACTTCCCCGCCGCGGTCGCCAACGGCGCGACGCACGTGCGTGTCGGAACTGCGCTGTTCGGTGAGCGCGCACTAGCCTAG
- the ileS gene encoding isoleucine--tRNA ligase encodes MAKATPLPHKVDLPALDHEVLQRWADRDIFARSVERTKDGEPWIVYEGPPTANGQPGVHHVEARVFKDLYPRYRTMKGYSVPRRAGWDCHGLPVEIAVEKELGFSGKPDIEKFGIEAFNAKCRESVQRHVGAFSDLTTRMGYWVNLDDAYWTMNPSYVESVWWALKQTFDAGLLVKDHRITPYCPRCGTGLSDHEVSQGYETVSDPSVYVRFPLTEAPSEVEDADLLVWTTTPWTLVSNTAVAVHPDVEYVVARGAGFTADDRSVIVAEPLLRAVLGEDAEVLSSLPGRDLENARYRRPFELVSWPDEQDGHLVVLADYVTTEDGTGLVHQAPAFGADDMLVARRYGLPVINPVRPDGTFEPDLPLVGGQFFKTADKALVRDLRERGLLFRFQQYEHPYPHCWRCHTALLYYALPSWYVRTTARKNELLRENDATDWHPETVKHGRYGDWLNNNIDWALSRDRYWGTPLPIWVNDADETKMICVGSLAELAQYVGRDLSGLDPHRPFIDEVTFTVDGEEGTYRRVPQVIDAWYDSGSMPFAQLGYPHQPGSVETFERRYPADYICEAIDQTRGWFYSLMAVGTTVFDRSSYKSVVCLGHIVDQDGKKMSKHLGNIMLPIPLMDKHGADGLRWLMLCVGNPWSTRRVGDELIGEVVRKVLLTYWNTASFLTLYADANDVDLAEVLRAAPPVAERPSLDRWLLSELNDTIKVVDESLQVFDSTRSGRRLTQFIDDLSNWYVRRSRRRFWDGDPSAMATLTEAVAKLTTVMAPFVPFITDKVWDSVVRAAYPDAPESVHLADWPEHDETLIDAELSADVAQVRRLVDLGRSARTASKVRTRQPLGRALIGAAGYGRLSEQLRAEIADELNVQSVQPLGEASGELVHVTAKANFRALGRRLGGKVQDAAKQIAAADAAALAAALRAGTAELTIDGAAFPLEPDDVIVTETPQEGWAVHTEGGESVALDLEITDELRAAGLAREAVRLVQESRKNSGLDVSDRIELVWSASSADVANAVRAHQGYLAEEVLATAVREGSLERQPDGADDTLRVWVSKQP; translated from the coding sequence ATGGCCAAAGCCACGCCCCTGCCGCACAAGGTCGACCTGCCCGCGCTCGACCACGAGGTCCTGCAGCGCTGGGCCGACCGAGACATCTTCGCCCGCTCCGTCGAGCGCACCAAGGACGGTGAGCCGTGGATCGTCTACGAGGGCCCGCCGACCGCGAACGGGCAGCCCGGCGTGCACCACGTCGAGGCCCGGGTCTTCAAGGACCTCTACCCCCGCTACCGCACCATGAAGGGCTACTCGGTGCCCCGGCGGGCCGGCTGGGACTGCCACGGGCTGCCCGTCGAGATCGCCGTCGAGAAGGAGCTGGGGTTCTCCGGCAAGCCGGACATCGAGAAGTTCGGCATCGAGGCGTTCAACGCCAAGTGCCGTGAGTCGGTGCAGCGGCACGTCGGTGCGTTCTCCGACCTGACCACCCGGATGGGCTACTGGGTCAACCTGGACGACGCGTACTGGACGATGAACCCGTCGTACGTCGAGTCGGTGTGGTGGGCGCTGAAGCAGACCTTCGACGCCGGCCTGCTGGTGAAGGACCACCGCATCACGCCGTACTGCCCGCGCTGCGGCACCGGGCTGTCCGACCACGAGGTATCCCAGGGCTACGAGACGGTGTCCGACCCGTCGGTGTACGTGCGGTTCCCGCTCACCGAGGCGCCGAGCGAGGTCGAGGACGCCGACCTGCTGGTCTGGACGACCACCCCGTGGACCCTCGTCTCCAACACGGCGGTCGCGGTGCACCCGGACGTCGAGTACGTCGTCGCGCGCGGCGCGGGGTTCACCGCCGACGACCGGTCGGTCATCGTCGCCGAGCCGCTGCTGCGGGCGGTGCTCGGCGAGGACGCCGAGGTGCTGTCGTCGCTGCCCGGCCGCGACCTGGAGAACGCCCGCTACCGCCGGCCGTTCGAGCTGGTGTCCTGGCCCGACGAGCAGGACGGCCACCTGGTCGTGCTCGCCGACTACGTCACCACGGAGGACGGCACCGGCCTGGTGCATCAGGCGCCCGCGTTCGGCGCCGACGACATGCTGGTCGCCCGCCGCTACGGGCTGCCGGTGATCAACCCGGTGCGCCCCGACGGCACCTTCGAGCCCGACCTGCCGCTGGTCGGCGGCCAGTTCTTCAAGACCGCCGACAAGGCGCTCGTGCGCGACCTGCGCGAGCGCGGGCTGCTCTTCCGCTTCCAGCAGTACGAGCACCCCTATCCGCACTGCTGGCGCTGCCACACGGCGCTGCTGTACTACGCGCTGCCGTCCTGGTACGTGCGGACGACGGCCCGCAAGAACGAGCTGCTGCGCGAGAACGACGCGACCGACTGGCATCCCGAGACCGTCAAGCACGGGCGGTACGGCGACTGGCTGAACAACAACATCGACTGGGCGCTCTCGCGGGACCGGTACTGGGGCACCCCGCTGCCGATCTGGGTCAACGACGCCGACGAGACGAAGATGATCTGCGTCGGCTCGCTCGCCGAGCTGGCGCAGTACGTCGGCCGCGACCTGTCCGGCCTCGACCCGCACCGGCCGTTCATCGACGAGGTGACGTTCACCGTCGACGGCGAGGAGGGCACCTACCGGCGCGTCCCGCAGGTCATCGACGCCTGGTACGACTCCGGCTCGATGCCCTTCGCGCAGCTCGGCTACCCGCATCAGCCGGGCTCGGTGGAGACCTTCGAGCGCCGCTACCCGGCGGACTACATCTGCGAGGCGATCGACCAGACCCGCGGCTGGTTCTACTCGCTGATGGCGGTCGGCACGACGGTGTTCGACCGCTCGTCGTACAAGTCGGTGGTGTGCCTCGGGCACATCGTCGATCAGGACGGCAAGAAGATGAGCAAGCACCTCGGCAACATCATGCTGCCCATCCCCCTGATGGACAAGCACGGCGCCGACGGACTGCGCTGGCTGATGCTGTGCGTCGGCAACCCGTGGTCGACCCGCCGGGTCGGCGACGAGCTGATCGGCGAGGTGGTCCGCAAGGTGCTGCTGACGTACTGGAACACCGCCTCGTTCCTGACGCTGTACGCCGACGCCAACGACGTCGACCTGGCCGAGGTGCTTCGCGCCGCGCCGCCGGTCGCCGAGCGGCCGTCGCTGGATCGCTGGCTGCTCTCGGAGCTCAACGACACGATCAAGGTGGTCGACGAGTCGCTGCAGGTCTTCGACTCGACCCGCTCGGGTCGCCGCCTGACGCAGTTCATCGACGACCTGTCGAACTGGTACGTGCGCCGCTCGCGCCGCCGGTTCTGGGACGGCGACCCGTCGGCGATGGCCACCCTCACGGAGGCGGTCGCGAAGCTCACGACCGTCATGGCGCCGTTCGTCCCGTTCATCACCGACAAGGTGTGGGACTCCGTCGTCCGCGCCGCCTACCCGGACGCGCCCGAGTCGGTGCACCTGGCCGACTGGCCGGAGCACGACGAGACGCTGATCGACGCCGAGCTGTCGGCGGACGTCGCGCAGGTGCGCCGGCTGGTCGACCTCGGCCGGTCCGCGCGGACCGCGTCGAAGGTGCGCACCCGGCAGCCGCTGGGCCGCGCCCTGATCGGCGCGGCCGGCTACGGGCGGCTGTCGGAGCAGCTGCGCGCCGAGATCGCCGACGAGCTCAACGTGCAGTCGGTGCAGCCGCTGGGCGAGGCCTCGGGCGAGCTGGTGCACGTCACCGCGAAGGCCAACTTCCGGGCACTGGGCAGGCGGCTCGGCGGCAAGGTGCAGGACGCCGCCAAGCAGATCGCGGCGGCGGACGCCGCCGCGCTCGCCGCAGCACTGCGCGCCGGCACGGCCGAGCTCACCATCGACGGCGCGGCGTTCCCCCTCGAGCCCGACGACGTGATCGTGACCGAGACTCCGCAGGAGGGCTGGGCGGTGCACACCGAGGGCGGCGAGAGCGTGGCCCTGGATCTGGAGATCACCGACGAGCTGCGCGCGGCCGGACTGGCCCGGGAGGCGGTGCGCCTCGTCCAGGAGTCGCGCAAGAACTCCGGGCTGGACGTCTCGGACCGCATCGAGCTGGTGTGGTCGGCCTCCTCGGCGGACGTCGCGAACGCCGTCCGGGCGCACCAGGGCTATCTCGCGGAGGAGGTGCTGGCGACCGCCGTCCGCGAGGGCTCCCTCGAGCGGCAGCCGGACGGCGCCGACGACACCCTCCGCGTCTGGGTCAGCAAGCAGCCGTAA
- a CDS encoding YggT family protein produces the protein MNIFLDLLHLLLFLAVVLLWIRMVLEWVRMYARRWVPSGVPAVAIDSVYTITDPPVKLMRRLIPPIAIGGARVDVGFMVLLLILSLLLRFT, from the coding sequence GTGAACATCTTCCTGGACCTGCTGCACCTGCTGCTGTTCCTCGCCGTGGTCCTGCTGTGGATCCGGATGGTGCTCGAGTGGGTGCGCATGTACGCCCGGCGCTGGGTGCCCTCGGGCGTGCCCGCGGTGGCCATCGACAGCGTCTACACGATCACCGACCCGCCGGTGAAGCTCATGCGGCGGCTGATCCCCCCGATCGCTATCGGAGGTGCAAGGGTCGACGTCGGGTTTATGGTTCTACTATTGATACTCAGCCTGCTCTTGCGGTTCACGTAA
- a CDS encoding TraR/DksA family transcriptional regulator: MAAQSKTAQSATKPAGKAAAPKTTRAAAGEKKTAAKKTPAKSAAKAPAKTTAAKTAPAKRTTKAPARTSAARTPAKTAATTPEPGTPATKAPARSRLSAADVKEFTALIESELAQVRQEYEDSVAILDELKNAGQDSAGDDPADAGTKTFEREQEMSIANNRRDLISQMERAMARIKAGTYGVCESCGQMIPKARLQAYPQATLCVACKAREERR, encoded by the coding sequence GTGGCAGCGCAGAGCAAGACCGCCCAGTCCGCAACAAAGCCCGCCGGCAAGGCGGCCGCGCCGAAGACGACCCGCGCCGCGGCGGGGGAGAAGAAGACGGCGGCGAAGAAGACGCCCGCCAAGAGCGCTGCCAAGGCCCCCGCGAAGACGACCGCCGCCAAGACCGCGCCGGCGAAGCGCACCACCAAGGCGCCGGCCCGGACGAGCGCCGCCCGCACCCCCGCCAAGACCGCCGCCACGACGCCCGAGCCGGGCACCCCGGCCACGAAGGCGCCCGCGAGGTCGCGGCTCAGCGCGGCGGACGTGAAGGAGTTCACCGCGCTCATCGAGAGCGAGCTCGCGCAGGTGCGCCAGGAATACGAGGACTCCGTCGCGATCCTCGACGAGCTGAAGAACGCCGGGCAGGACTCGGCCGGTGACGACCCCGCCGACGCCGGCACGAAGACGTTCGAGCGCGAGCAGGAGATGTCGATCGCGAACAACCGCCGCGATCTGATCAGCCAGATGGAACGCGCGATGGCCCGCATCAAGGCCGGAACCTACGGCGTGTGCGAGAGCTGCGGGCAGATGATCCCGAAGGCGCGCCTGCAGGCCTACCCCCAGGCGACGCTCTGCGTGGCGTGCAAGGCCCGCGAGGAACGGCGGTAG
- a CDS encoding potassium/proton antiporter yields the protein MSLTVALLIATVVVLVAILAVRATTRFGLPSLLLYLALGVLLGTSGIGIDWGDADLAKELGTIALVIILAEGGLTTRWREVAPHLGLGLALSTIAVAVSVLVMAAFMVGVLGMHWQVAVVAGAIISSTDAAAVFSVLRRLGLPPKVTSALELESGLNDAPVILLVTFLSVPLADIQPWWEIALLIGYELIAGLGIGLVTGFAGAALMRRGALPSAGLYSLMAIAMLLLSYELSTLAHASGFLGVYVAGVVLGNANLPFKRAVIGFAEALAWLSQIGLFVMLGLLVFPEQIPQVVLPALLIGVVLLFLARPLSVAAASIGQRVNLREQVFFSWAGLRGAVPIVLATIPISNGLEGGWQILHMVFVLVVVFTLAQGTTLPAMARRLGLTGKAQTRDLEVEVAVLDEMAADLMTVAVPEGSRLSGVYIGDLRLPSVSAVSLVIRGDERFVPDAGTLIRTGDQLLVVTPSDQREATERRLRAVARSGRLAGWFGDDGTDLPPGRPREKPGRGH from the coding sequence ATGAGCTTGACGGTGGCGTTGCTGATCGCCACCGTCGTGGTGCTCGTGGCGATCCTCGCCGTCCGCGCCACCACCCGGTTCGGGCTCCCGTCGCTGCTGCTCTACCTGGCGCTCGGTGTGCTGCTCGGGACGTCGGGCATCGGCATCGACTGGGGGGACGCCGACCTGGCGAAGGAGCTCGGCACGATCGCCCTGGTGATCATCCTGGCCGAGGGTGGCCTCACCACGCGGTGGCGGGAGGTCGCCCCGCACCTCGGCCTGGGCCTGGCGCTGTCCACGATCGCCGTCGCCGTCAGCGTGCTGGTGATGGCGGCGTTCATGGTGGGCGTGCTGGGCATGCACTGGCAGGTCGCGGTGGTCGCCGGCGCGATCATCTCCTCGACCGACGCCGCCGCGGTGTTCTCGGTGCTGCGACGCCTCGGGCTGCCGCCGAAGGTCACCTCCGCTCTCGAGCTGGAATCCGGCCTCAACGACGCCCCGGTGATCCTGCTGGTCACCTTCCTGTCGGTGCCGCTGGCGGACATCCAGCCGTGGTGGGAGATCGCCCTGCTCATCGGCTACGAGCTGATCGCCGGCCTCGGCATCGGCCTGGTGACCGGCTTCGCGGGCGCGGCGCTGATGCGGCGCGGGGCGCTGCCCTCGGCCGGTCTCTACTCGCTGATGGCCATCGCGATGCTGCTGCTGTCCTACGAGCTGAGCACCCTGGCGCACGCCAGCGGCTTCCTCGGGGTGTACGTCGCCGGCGTCGTCCTGGGCAACGCCAACCTGCCGTTCAAGCGGGCGGTGATCGGGTTCGCGGAGGCGCTGGCCTGGCTCTCGCAGATCGGCCTGTTCGTGATGCTCGGCCTGCTGGTGTTTCCCGAGCAGATCCCGCAGGTCGTGCTGCCGGCCCTGCTGATCGGTGTCGTGCTGCTGTTCCTCGCCCGGCCGCTGTCGGTCGCCGCCGCCTCGATCGGGCAGCGGGTGAACCTGCGCGAGCAGGTGTTCTTCTCGTGGGCGGGGCTGCGCGGCGCGGTGCCGATCGTGCTGGCCACGATCCCGATCTCCAACGGCCTGGAGGGCGGCTGGCAGATCCTGCACATGGTGTTCGTGCTCGTCGTGGTGTTCACCCTCGCGCAGGGCACCACGCTGCCGGCGATGGCCCGCCGGCTGGGGCTCACGGGCAAGGCGCAGACCCGCGACCTCGAGGTCGAGGTCGCGGTGCTCGACGAGATGGCCGCGGACCTGATGACCGTCGCCGTCCCGGAGGGCTCGCGGCTCAGCGGCGTGTACATCGGCGACCTGCGGCTGCCGTCGGTGTCCGCGGTCAGCCTGGTGATCCGCGGCGACGAGCGGTTCGTGCCCGATGCCGGCACGCTGATCCGCACCGGCGACCAGCTGCTCGTCGTGACGCCCAGCGACCAGCGGGAGGCGACCGAGCGCCGGCTGCGGGCGGTGGCCCGCTCCGGCCGGCTGGCCGGGTGGTTCGGCGACGACGGCACCGACCTGCCGCCGGGGCGCCCGCGCGAGAAACCCGGCCGTGGTCATTGA
- a CDS encoding cell division protein SepF: MSGAMRKMGVYLGLVEGDEHEELAQTHGSASRTRDYDVEEREPRGRRDGRYDYDDEAEYDEEPERPAPRSTRPAPVESYAAPATRFADEAPAAPARPATPATAHRITTLHPRTYNEARAIGEEFRDGNPVIMNLSEMDDADAKRLVDFAAGLTFGLRGSIERVTTKVFLLSPQKVKVTAEDKARIADGRYPSRG; the protein is encoded by the coding sequence ATGAGTGGAGCCATGCGGAAGATGGGCGTCTATCTCGGCCTCGTCGAGGGAGACGAGCACGAGGAGCTGGCGCAGACCCACGGCTCGGCGTCCCGCACCCGGGACTACGACGTCGAGGAGCGCGAGCCGCGCGGACGCCGGGACGGCCGCTACGACTACGACGACGAGGCGGAGTACGACGAGGAGCCCGAGCGCCCCGCGCCGCGCAGCACCCGTCCGGCACCGGTCGAGTCGTACGCCGCGCCGGCCACCCGCTTCGCCGACGAGGCTCCGGCGGCGCCGGCCCGCCCCGCGACGCCCGCGACGGCGCACCGCATCACGACCCTCCACCCGCGCACCTACAACGAGGCGCGCGCGATCGGCGAGGAGTTCCGCGACGGCAACCCCGTCATCATGAACCTGTCCGAGATGGACGACGCCGACGCCAAGCGCCTTGTCGACTTCGCCGCCGGCCTGACCTTCGGCCTGCGCGGCTCGATCGAGCGGGTGACCACCAAGGTGTTCCTGCTCTCGCCGCAGAAGGTGAAGGTCACCGCGGAGGACAAGGCGCGCATCGCGGACGGTCGTTACCCCTCGCGCGGCTAG
- a CDS encoding DivIVA domain-containing protein produces MPLTPADVHNVAFKKPPIGKRGYDDEEVDAFLDLVEAEFARLIEENADLRSQVADLEGQLAGRPSSAENVSSGSGHYSVLAENAGQDEAPAEAQPEPEPTVQAAPEPQPEPAKPASAMDEHIQASRILALATETADRHVNEAKEKAEKELAEAQAKAEELRTTARREHDDTINGAKSEAERHLTEVRTNAAALLSDSQSKAAATEKAAQERAQELTAAAERKQADILRALDERKSVLERRIEGLRDFEAAYRTRMHGYLTNQLKEIDELPPIAPDGSEQTGNGPASQVSGFVGSSDNR; encoded by the coding sequence ATGCCGTTGACCCCCGCCGACGTCCACAATGTGGCGTTCAAGAAGCCGCCCATTGGCAAGCGCGGATATGACGACGAAGAGGTCGATGCCTTCCTCGACCTCGTCGAGGCCGAGTTCGCCCGGCTCATCGAGGAGAACGCCGACCTGCGCTCGCAGGTAGCCGACCTCGAGGGCCAGCTGGCGGGGCGGCCGTCCAGCGCCGAGAACGTCTCCAGCGGCAGCGGCCACTACTCGGTGCTCGCGGAGAACGCGGGACAGGACGAGGCGCCCGCCGAGGCCCAGCCCGAGCCGGAGCCCACCGTGCAGGCAGCGCCCGAGCCGCAGCCCGAGCCCGCGAAGCCGGCGTCCGCGATGGACGAGCACATCCAGGCCTCGCGCATCCTGGCCCTCGCCACGGAGACTGCCGACCGGCACGTCAACGAGGCCAAGGAGAAGGCCGAGAAGGAGCTGGCGGAGGCCCAGGCCAAGGCCGAGGAGCTGCGTACGACCGCCCGCCGCGAGCACGACGACACCATCAACGGCGCCAAGTCCGAGGCCGAGCGGCACCTCACCGAGGTACGCACCAACGCCGCCGCGCTGCTCAGCGACTCGCAGTCGAAGGCGGCCGCGACGGAGAAGGCCGCGCAGGAGCGGGCCCAGGAGCTCACCGCCGCCGCGGAGCGCAAGCAGGCCGACATCCTGCGCGCCCTCGACGAGCGCAAGAGCGTCCTCGAGCGCCGCATCGAGGGGCTGCGCGACTTCGAGGCGGCGTACCGCACCCGGATGCACGGCTACCTCACCAACCAGCTCAAGGAGATCGACGAGCTGCCGCCGATCGCCCCCGACGGGTCCGAGCAGACCGGCAACGGCCCGGCGAGCCAGGTCTCCGGGTTCGTCGGCTCCAGCGACAACCGCTAG